TTTGTTTTTTCTTAAATGCCGTTTTCCGCCTGAATTCGAACAAACCCGCGCCCGAATCGCGCGCCAGATTGGTGTCATGCAGTTGGCGCACAGCGCCATCAGGTCCGGTCCCAGGCGTTGACCTTACCCCCAGCCCCCGACGCTTCGGGCCGGACCTTTTTTTCTGCAAAGGTATCGCTATTGGGGACGCTTTCGTCCTGCCATCAAGACGGCGGCACCCATGATCGCAGCAGGTTCGCCCTTCGGCCCCGATGCCTGGAGAAGGATCGCGCATCCATCCTTCTTGGAGCGACCCATGGCCTTGGCAGGCAGGGTGATCTTCAGATCCTTGCCTTCCCACATGCCCACTGTCTGAACATCATAGACATTATGCCAGTATTCCATCTGGCGCCCGCTGTTCTCGCCACGTTCGACGGTGACTGCCTCCTTCTTGGTGAAGTAGGCGACAACCACGTCTGCTCGACCCTCGCCGGCCGGGATGGAGATTTCCATTTCCTCGCCATTCATTCGGGCCGTGATCGGAACGGTCAGGCCTTGGCCCTCGCCGTGCAACTGGCTGATCTTCCCATTGATTGCTGCGACATCGGTGCCTTTGACATGCGCCCGACCATTGATGATGGCCTGTGGCGTATAGACCCCGCTGCGGCCCATGCTGTGCGCATAGCCATACTGGCGCTCCGTATTTTCCTTGGAGCTCAGCGTATCGGTCCAGCCAAGATAGTTCCAGTAATCGACGTGGTAAGACAGCGCCACCACATCTCCCTGATCGACGATCTGCTTCAGGGCGGCATCGGCGGGCGGACAGGAGGAGCACCCTTGCGACGTAAAAAGTTCCACCACGCCTTTCGGAGACGAGATGTCGCCCGCCAATGCGGTACCTGCAACCAGAAGGCTGACGGTGAGCCAGAAGGCGGATGTCACTGTATGCCGATGATGGACTTGTGTGTTGCGCATGGTGTCTTTGGGGCATGAGAAGCGGGTCTGGTCTGCAACCTACCCCCCAACCTCCATCAAGCGGAAGTCACAAGCGGGTGAGAGTTGTATGTGCAGATTTGCGCATAAAGAAGCCGCCGGACAAGGCCTGTCCGGCGGCTTCCTTGAATTTCGTCTTCTCCAGACGGTGAACCCTGCATCAGGCCAGAAGATTGCGCCACCTCTAGAGCAGCGCAATCCAGAGCCGATCAGGCAGCCAGATCGCGAAGAACCGT
The window above is part of the Rhizobium rhizoryzae genome. Proteins encoded here:
- a CDS encoding DUF1223 domain-containing protein gives rise to the protein MRNTQVHHRHTVTSAFWLTVSLLVAGTALAGDISSPKGVVELFTSQGCSSCPPADAALKQIVDQGDVVALSYHVDYWNYLGWTDTLSSKENTERQYGYAHSMGRSGVYTPQAIINGRAHVKGTDVAAINGKISQLHGEGQGLTVPITARMNGEEMEISIPAGEGRADVVVAYFTKKEAVTVERGENSGRQMEYWHNVYDVQTVGMWEGKDLKITLPAKAMGRSKKDGCAILLQASGPKGEPAAIMGAAVLMAGRKRPQ